A stretch of Geobacter sp. DNA encodes these proteins:
- a CDS encoding penicillin-binding protein activator LpoB, whose translation MRNMLFILVLALGFTGCTTLHQGGGGPLARSESWAVLPFVNNTETPYAAERAEAVTTALLLAEGFGRVEQYQPSGKEDEPVLDRGVKRHAEALAWARLHNVRYVVNGVVNEWRYKVGLDGEPVAGLTLQVVDLPSGKVVWSATAGKSGWSRDAVSAVAQQVIASMINMMPVQ comes from the coding sequence ATGCGCAACATGCTTTTCATCCTTGTCCTGGCCCTGGGGTTCACGGGCTGCACCACACTGCACCAGGGAGGGGGCGGACCGCTTGCCCGCTCCGAGTCATGGGCGGTGCTTCCGTTCGTCAACAACACCGAAACGCCCTATGCCGCTGAGCGCGCAGAAGCGGTCACGACGGCCCTGCTCCTGGCCGAAGGGTTCGGCCGTGTGGAACAGTACCAGCCGAGCGGCAAAGAGGATGAGCCGGTACTTGATCGTGGCGTGAAACGCCATGCCGAGGCTCTTGCCTGGGCACGCCTGCACAATGTTCGCTACGTGGTGAACGGTGTGGTCAACGAATGGCGCTACAAGGTCGGCCTGGACGGCGAGCCGGTGGCGGGGCTGACCCTGCAGGTCGTCGATCTCCCCAGTGGGAAAGTGGTCTGGAGCGCCACGGCGGGCAAGAGCGGCTGGAGCCGCGATGCGGTGAGTGCCGTTGCTCAGCAGGTGATCGCCAGCATGATCAACATGATGCCGGTGCAATGA
- a CDS encoding tetratricopeptide repeat protein, giving the protein MRPALLLPALALCVLASGPAHAESTASEIAEAAIGAPFEHELYELAYKVFLANNNADDAFRLAEAALKARPRDTLWRRRAVQAALWRSRTTDALVHLSYLALSAGDAKALEQALTLAEGINDQASLKPLLALRLKKRNDAATLREYVKVVEALGEPEEAVATLKRYQNGPYRREVLELLARLYESTGNPAASVKGVDLYAHEYPVTVPLAMLRSRLLYGTGDIAAACRSLQEGAASAKPADTDFWMTLSDLCWAMQDGACAVNASSQLIAGGAGREDDYQRMVTYYLQHDPERAYATAREGWQRFRKEYYFVAAVEAGLALGRHDELLAFVGNLDEQQRSALARSGYAWQLRSRLYRQAGRTGKSLHSYQQALALEPGNAEVAAGYLWLLIDLEKTEELRETAELFRYRFRGKPELLDPLGAAYAWLGDYRRALDYYRLNYHQRRDDPLWLADYAELLDQAHMADSAYRERLRALLLVRQVGAGGTGGGKEPERPLLKTRLLLLLNPGDATDAAFGKLLADDSGNGATRELLVAWALSTERNDYARLWRLRRFGLLARQPRWAQLSLALEENDTTAIADLLQKDLERLPYRDAIEGARRTGQFPLAADHAFNRFDRNPEDELLDLQFRELAVAHPSQASAGLRLMDRGGIGFIQTAEQVSRPLTNRYSLAGRFSYTGFGTLKDDVVGTMPDRDVAGQLSLSTLFGQGRASVSVGGRSSLNSFAFVGLDADYRLSSTLSLELSADWSGLAEETAPLQIGGLKDRLTIGITHQLSGRDTLSWRGSVYSLRDQWRRELGNGGSIEAEAVHRLSVAYPDLLVRGFAGGYQYSRTGAPEGETYLLQPAGSVPDSGYFVPHSFVQVGIGTAVGSSAREGYSRCWQPYGSADLLWNSESGVGFHYDIGLAGPLIGYDRLIFGVAQDSGRFGSSDLNSLLEMQYRYYFN; this is encoded by the coding sequence ATGCGTCCCGCCCTGCTCTTGCCGGCACTTGCGCTCTGCGTTCTGGCCTCTGGCCCGGCGCACGCCGAATCAACGGCTTCTGAGATTGCCGAGGCTGCGATCGGAGCCCCCTTTGAGCATGAGCTCTACGAACTGGCATACAAGGTGTTTCTTGCCAACAACAATGCCGATGATGCCTTTCGGCTCGCCGAAGCTGCGTTGAAAGCGCGGCCCCGCGACACTCTCTGGCGCCGAAGAGCCGTACAGGCTGCACTCTGGCGATCCCGAACCACTGATGCCCTTGTGCACCTGAGCTACCTGGCCCTTTCTGCCGGTGATGCGAAAGCCTTGGAACAGGCCCTTACGCTTGCCGAGGGGATCAACGATCAGGCGAGCCTCAAGCCGCTCTTGGCCCTTCGCCTGAAAAAGCGGAACGATGCTGCCACGCTCCGGGAATACGTAAAGGTTGTCGAGGCGCTGGGCGAGCCGGAAGAGGCTGTCGCCACCCTGAAACGTTACCAGAACGGCCCTTATCGGCGCGAAGTGCTCGAACTCCTGGCCCGGCTCTACGAATCTACCGGCAATCCCGCTGCATCCGTCAAGGGAGTGGACCTCTATGCCCATGAATACCCGGTGACCGTGCCGCTTGCCATGCTTCGCAGCAGGCTCCTCTATGGGACGGGGGACATTGCGGCTGCCTGTCGGAGCCTGCAGGAAGGCGCGGCAAGTGCCAAACCCGCAGATACCGACTTCTGGATGACCTTGAGCGATCTCTGCTGGGCGATGCAGGATGGCGCCTGCGCGGTCAATGCCTCGTCGCAGCTCATTGCAGGTGGGGCGGGCCGCGAAGATGACTATCAGCGGATGGTGACCTATTATCTGCAACATGACCCGGAGCGGGCCTATGCCACTGCGCGCGAAGGGTGGCAGCGCTTCCGGAAAGAGTATTACTTTGTTGCTGCCGTCGAAGCCGGGCTGGCGCTCGGACGTCATGACGAACTGTTGGCATTCGTGGGCAATCTTGATGAGCAGCAGCGATCGGCCCTTGCCAGGAGCGGTTACGCCTGGCAACTCCGCTCCCGGCTCTACCGCCAGGCCGGCAGGACGGGAAAAAGCCTGCACTCCTATCAGCAGGCCCTGGCACTGGAACCGGGCAATGCCGAGGTGGCTGCCGGTTATCTCTGGCTGCTCATCGATCTGGAAAAGACCGAAGAGTTGCGGGAAACGGCAGAGCTCTTCCGTTACCGCTTCCGTGGTAAGCCCGAACTGCTCGATCCGTTGGGAGCGGCCTATGCGTGGCTGGGAGATTATCGTCGTGCACTGGATTATTACCGGCTCAATTACCACCAGCGGCGAGACGACCCGCTCTGGCTGGCAGATTACGCCGAGCTGCTCGATCAGGCCCATATGGCCGATTCCGCCTACCGGGAACGGTTGCGGGCCCTGCTTCTGGTACGCCAGGTCGGCGCCGGGGGCACAGGGGGGGGAAAAGAGCCCGAACGGCCGCTCTTAAAGACACGACTCCTGCTTTTGCTCAATCCGGGGGATGCCACGGATGCCGCATTCGGCAAGCTGCTTGCCGACGACAGCGGCAATGGTGCCACCCGTGAACTGCTGGTCGCCTGGGCGCTCTCCACCGAACGGAACGATTATGCGCGGTTGTGGCGTCTGCGCCGGTTCGGTCTTCTCGCCCGGCAACCCCGGTGGGCACAGCTTTCCCTGGCTCTGGAGGAGAACGACACGACAGCCATCGCAGATTTGCTCCAGAAGGATCTTGAACGGCTTCCCTACCGGGATGCTATAGAGGGAGCCCGCCGGACCGGCCAGTTCCCTCTTGCTGCCGATCATGCCTTCAATCGGTTCGATCGCAATCCCGAGGACGAACTCCTCGATCTCCAGTTCCGCGAACTGGCCGTTGCCCATCCCTCCCAGGCATCGGCCGGGTTGCGCCTCATGGACCGGGGCGGAATCGGTTTCATCCAGACGGCCGAGCAGGTCTCCCGCCCGCTCACCAATCGCTATTCCCTGGCGGGCAGGTTTTCCTACACCGGCTTCGGCACGTTGAAGGATGATGTCGTTGGTACCATGCCCGACCGGGATGTAGCGGGGCAGTTGAGTCTGTCGACCTTGTTCGGGCAGGGAAGGGCCAGCGTCAGCGTCGGCGGCAGAAGCTCGTTGAACTCCTTTGCCTTTGTCGGGCTGGATGCGGATTACCGGCTTTCGTCCACGCTGTCGCTAGAACTTTCGGCAGACTGGTCCGGCCTGGCGGAAGAGACGGCGCCGCTGCAGATCGGCGGCCTCAAGGACCGGCTCACCATCGGGATAACGCATCAGTTGTCGGGGCGGGACACCCTTTCGTGGCGCGGATCTGTTTATTCCCTGCGCGACCAGTGGCGGCGCGAGCTGGGCAATGGCGGATCGATAGAGGCCGAAGCGGTGCATCGGCTCTCCGTCGCCTACCCCGATCTGCTCGTGCGGGGCTTTGCCGGCGGTTACCAGTACTCCCGAACCGGCGCTCCGGAAGGAGAGACCTATCTCTTGCAGCCGGCCGGCTCCGTCCCGGACAGCGGCTACTTTGTGCCGCACAGCTTTGTGCAGGTCGGCATCGGCACTGCCGTGGGGAGTTCGGCGCGTGAAGGATACAGCCGCTGCTGGCAGCCGTACGGCTCCGCTGATCTGCTCTGGAACAGCGAATCCGGGGTCGGCTTCCATTACGATATCGGGCTGGCAGGCCCTCTGATCGGCTACGACCGCCTGATCTTCGGCGTTGCCCAGGACAGCGGCAGGTTCGGCAGCAGTGATCTCAATTCGCTCCTGGAGATGCAATACCGTTACTATTTCAATTGA